In a single window of the Hallerella porci genome:
- the lepA gene encoding translation elongation factor 4, with translation MAKIEDNIRNFSIIAHIDHGKSTLADRLIELTKTVAEKDMQNQLLDDMDLERERGITIKAHAIRLLYNRGDEQYILNMIDTPGHVDFSYEVSRSLAACEGAILVVDATQGIQAQTLSNLYLAIENDLTIIPVLNKVDLPSANPDHVAQLVGDLLGYDPEKIPRISAKTGINVEEVLDRIVDEIPAPKGDSKDKLQALIFDSMYDSYRGVINDIRIFNGTLRPGMEIQLMTTGATYTVTEVGTFTMKRNPRKELTAGMVGYVLANVKTISDVKIGDTITDADDPASEPLPGYKDIQPMIYSGIYPIDPEDYKNLRDALEKLKLNDSALQWEPETSDALGFGFRTGFLGLLHMEIVQERLDREFGVNIITTVPNVEYHVYLTGGEMLKVSSPSKLPDASRYDRIEEPYVKAQIFTPKDFVGAIMKLCEEKRGEFDNMEYIDETKVILKYNLPLAEIMFDFYDRLKSISRGYGGLDYTPLGYRPNNLVKLDILLNGDPVDAFSVIIHREKSASYANAICVRLKDLIPRQQFDVAIQGAIGGKIISRSTVKAVRKDVLAKCYGGDITRKRKLLEKQKEGKKRMKSIGSVEVPQKAFLAVLSLSDAGKSSDD, from the coding sequence ATGGCCAAAATAGAAGATAACATTCGCAATTTTTCAATCATCGCCCACATTGACCACGGCAAATCCACTCTCGCCGACCGTCTTATCGAACTCACAAAGACCGTCGCCGAAAAAGATATGCAAAACCAACTTCTAGACGATATGGATCTAGAACGGGAACGGGGCATTACCATCAAAGCACACGCAATTCGTTTGCTGTATAACCGCGGCGATGAGCAATACATTTTGAATATGATCGATACGCCGGGGCACGTGGACTTTAGCTACGAAGTCAGCCGTTCCTTAGCCGCTTGCGAAGGCGCAATTCTCGTCGTCGATGCGACACAAGGCATCCAAGCGCAGACGCTTTCCAATTTGTACTTGGCGATTGAAAACGATTTGACCATTATTCCGGTTTTAAATAAAGTGGATTTGCCCAGTGCGAATCCCGACCATGTAGCGCAGCTCGTCGGAGATTTGCTCGGTTACGATCCCGAAAAAATTCCCCGCATTTCGGCGAAAACAGGCATTAACGTCGAAGAAGTTCTCGATCGCATCGTCGATGAAATTCCGGCCCCGAAAGGCGATTCCAAAGACAAATTACAAGCGCTCATTTTCGATTCGATGTACGATTCCTATCGCGGCGTGATCAACGACATTCGCATTTTCAACGGAACTCTCCGTCCGGGAATGGAAATTCAGCTGATGACGACTGGAGCGACTTATACCGTAACCGAAGTCGGCACCTTTACGATGAAACGGAATCCGCGCAAAGAACTCACCGCGGGCATGGTCGGCTACGTCCTCGCCAATGTGAAAACGATTAGCGATGTTAAAATCGGCGATACGATTACCGATGCCGATGATCCGGCGAGCGAACCGCTTCCGGGATACAAAGACATTCAGCCGATGATTTATTCGGGAATTTATCCGATTGATCCCGAAGATTATAAAAATCTGCGCGACGCTTTAGAAAAATTAAAATTGAACGATTCCGCACTCCAATGGGAACCGGAAACTTCGGACGCTCTCGGCTTCGGATTCCGCACCGGCTTCCTCGGACTTTTGCACATGGAAATTGTGCAAGAACGTTTGGACCGCGAATTCGGCGTGAACATTATTACGACCGTGCCGAACGTTGAATATCACGTTTATTTGACCGGCGGCGAAATGCTCAAAGTTTCGAGCCCATCCAAGCTCCCCGACGCTTCGCGTTACGACCGCATCGAAGAGCCTTACGTCAAAGCACAAATTTTTACGCCCAAAGATTTTGTCGGCGCCATTATGAAACTCTGCGAAGAGAAACGCGGCGAATTCGACAATATGGAATACATCGACGAGACGAAAGTCATTCTCAAATACAATTTACCGCTCGCCGAAATTATGTTCGATTTTTACGATCGGTTAAAGTCCATCAGTCGCGGTTACGGCGGACTCGATTACACACCGCTCGGCTATCGTCCGAATAATTTGGTGAAGCTCGACATTCTTTTGAACGGCGATCCGGTGGACGCATTCTCGGTAATCATTCACCGCGAAAAGTCTGCGTCTTACGCCAATGCGATTTGCGTTCGTCTCAAAGATTTAATTCCGCGTCAACAATTCGATGTTGCAATTCAAGGCGCCATCGGCGGAAAAATCATCAGCCGCAGCACGGTCAAAGCGGTTCGCAAAGACGTTCTCGCCAAATGCTACGGCGGCGATATTACCCGCAAACGCAAATTGTTAGAAAAGCAAAAAGAAGGCAAGAAGCGCATGAAGAGCATCGGCTCTGTCGAAGTGCCGCAAAAAGCATTCCTCGCTGTGCTCTCGCTTTCGGACGCCGGAAAATCTTCCGACGACTAA
- the trmD gene encoding tRNA (guanosine(37)-N1)-methyltransferase TrmD: MRIDCITIFPEMFAPISQSIVGRAQKNGLFSFNTVYLRDFAVNDYGQVDDSPYGGEPGMVLRPEPLAAAIQSTHVKEDGGKVIYLTADGVPFSHKLASELSHEEHLVLVCGHYKGIDERIRENYVDLEISIGDFVVSGGELPAMLVTDAVVRLLPGALGHKESGETDSFAQGPLGWPVYTRPEVFEGKSVPEVLLSGHHQRISEWRRAESLKRTQERRPDIYEKLQIDTKFGTQ; this comes from the coding sequence ATGAGAATTGATTGCATCACCATTTTCCCCGAAATGTTTGCTCCGATTTCGCAGTCGATTGTCGGCAGAGCGCAAAAGAACGGACTGTTTTCATTCAATACGGTTTACCTCCGCGATTTTGCGGTGAATGATTATGGTCAAGTTGACGACTCTCCTTACGGCGGCGAACCGGGCATGGTACTCCGACCAGAACCTTTGGCTGCGGCTATTCAAAGCACCCATGTCAAAGAAGACGGCGGCAAAGTCATCTATCTTACCGCAGACGGTGTGCCGTTTTCGCACAAATTAGCCTCCGAACTTTCTCACGAAGAACATTTGGTGCTAGTCTGCGGCCATTACAAGGGAATTGACGAACGCATTCGCGAAAATTACGTCGATCTCGAAATCTCCATCGGTGATTTTGTGGTCAGCGGCGGCGAACTTCCTGCAATGCTTGTAACCGATGCTGTTGTCCGGCTCCTCCCTGGCGCTCTCGGACACAAAGAATCCGGCGAAACAGATTCATTTGCTCAGGGACCTCTCGGCTGGCCCGTCTATACCAGACCCGAGGTTTTTGAAGGAAAATCCGTTCCAGAAGTGCTCCTTTCGGGGCATCATCAGCGGATTTCCGAGTGGAGAAGGGCGGAATCTTTAAAAAGAACGCAAGAAAGACGCCCCGACATCTACGAAAAGTTGCAAATAGATACTAAATTTGGCACACAATAA
- the rplS gene encoding 50S ribosomal protein L19, translated as MSLNIEAIQQENKKSDIPEIRTGDTVTVNVKVIEGTKERIQPFKGVVIQQKNTGICETVTVRKMTDGVAIERIFPVHSPRIASFEVNRKGKVRKARIYYMRNLAGKAARIEKREA; from the coding sequence ATGTCCCTTAACATCGAAGCTATTCAGCAAGAAAACAAGAAATCGGATATTCCGGAAATCCGTACCGGCGATACCGTCACGGTCAACGTGAAGGTGATCGAAGGCACCAAGGAACGCATTCAGCCGTTCAAGGGTGTCGTCATCCAGCAGAAGAACACTGGCATTTGCGAAACTGTTACCGTCCGCAAGATGACCGATGGCGTTGCTATCGAACGTATTTTCCCGGTGCACAGCCCGCGTATCGCTTCTTTCGAAGTGAACCGCAAGGGTAAGGTTCGCAAGGCTCGCATTTACTACATGCGCAACCTCGCTGGTAAGGCTGCCCGTATCGAAAAGCGCGAAGCTTAA
- a CDS encoding S26 family signal peptidase: MSVASRAKKLQRASSRKWNFFFGIILAAVLFVSVALRFYVIEPIRVIGNSLDPIVPAGSSIWVCKLPTCTHKLTRGDIVLIQLPDGEKVLREVFGLPGDSIFISADGKIQSAENSFTWEDESEIISPRNFQIPRRGDSLQIKNLNDISFDYAVAMLQRKKGLRKFYTEATLFRGKDSLSLSRVGSTSLAGRPVSIREIHGFHWQEYFLIGLQINREDPGATPVHFERKIFNAEDSTEISSIPVRENYYYVICTQGSRCEDSRQFGYISQKSIRAKMIHFP, encoded by the coding sequence ATGTCTGTCGCATCACGAGCCAAAAAACTGCAGCGGGCATCTTCCCGCAAGTGGAATTTTTTCTTCGGGATAATTCTCGCAGCGGTTTTATTCGTGAGCGTCGCATTACGATTTTACGTCATCGAGCCCATCCGCGTCATCGGAAATTCTCTTGACCCAATTGTTCCTGCGGGCTCTTCCATTTGGGTTTGCAAACTTCCTACTTGCACACATAAATTAACCCGCGGCGATATTGTTCTCATCCAATTGCCCGACGGCGAAAAAGTTTTGCGCGAAGTCTTCGGACTTCCGGGCGATTCGATTTTCATTTCTGCCGATGGAAAAATTCAAAGCGCCGAAAATTCTTTTACGTGGGAAGATGAATCCGAAATTATTTCCCCGAGAAATTTTCAAATTCCCCGCCGCGGCGATTCTTTGCAAATCAAAAATTTAAACGATATTTCTTTCGATTACGCCGTTGCGATGTTACAGCGCAAAAAAGGGCTGCGTAAATTTTACACCGAAGCCACGCTCTTCCGCGGAAAAGATTCTTTATCGCTTTCTCGAGTCGGCTCAACAAGCCTTGCTGGGCGTCCCGTCAGCATCCGCGAAATTCACGGATTCCATTGGCAAGAATATTTTTTAATCGGACTCCAAATCAACCGCGAAGATCCGGGAGCCACTCCTGTTCACTTTGAACGAAAAATTTTTAACGCCGAAGATTCGACCGAAATCAGCTCCATTCCCGTTCGCGAAAATTATTACTACGTCATTTGCACCCAAGGCAGCCGCTGCGAAGATTCGCGTCAATTCGGCTACATTTCACAGAAATCAATCCGCGCAAAAATGATTCATTTTCCATAA
- the rpsP gene encoding 30S ribosomal protein S16 has product MSTVIRLARFGKRHHSVYRAVVIDNRKARNDSFIEQVGFYDPNQKQPVITFDQEKVMKWLKTGAQPSDTVKSLLKKVGILDLFHEIKAGRSIEGKNATPRPDKEKKAKLGPKAKARLEAEKAAKEAPAAAEEAAPQA; this is encoded by the coding sequence ATGTCTACAGTTATTCGTCTCGCTCGTTTTGGCAAGCGTCACCACTCCGTTTACCGCGCTGTTGTTATCGACAACCGCAAAGCCCGTAACGATAGCTTTATCGAACAGGTCGGCTTCTATGATCCGAACCAGAAGCAGCCGGTGATCACTTTCGATCAAGAAAAGGTGATGAAGTGGCTCAAGACTGGTGCTCAACCGTCTGACACCGTCAAGTCTCTCTTGAAGAAAGTCGGCATCCTCGATCTCTTCCATGAAATCAAGGCAGGCCGTTCTATCGAAGGCAAGAACGCAACTCCGCGTCCGGACAAGGAAAAGAAGGCAAAACTCGGTCCTAAAGCGAAAGCTCGTCTCGAAGCAGAAAAGGCTGCTAAGGAAGCTCCGGCTGCCGCTGAAGAAGCAGCTCCGCAGGCCTAA
- the rimM gene encoding ribosome maturation factor RimM (Essential for efficient processing of 16S rRNA) produces the protein MENAIDKDLVVVGHLMRTHGFKGEIKCAPQTHDIKRCQKLTTVYALCSKDTLPLKVENARIAGDLWILKFQGYDSPASLKSLVNADICVPMSERIPAPEGKYYFSDLEGYSVIGDADQEIAKVLSVEVLPSVNAFRFTYKGSEILAPWIKECVGEINSEKRTVKISEVFLQKLFEMRVE, from the coding sequence ATGGAAAACGCAATCGATAAAGATTTGGTCGTCGTCGGACACTTGATGCGCACCCACGGATTCAAGGGTGAAATCAAATGTGCCCCGCAAACTCACGACATTAAACGCTGTCAGAAATTGACAACGGTTTATGCGTTATGCAGCAAAGACACGCTCCCGCTGAAAGTCGAAAATGCACGCATTGCAGGCGATCTTTGGATTCTCAAATTCCAAGGCTACGATTCTCCAGCATCGTTAAAATCGCTCGTCAACGCTGACATTTGCGTTCCCATGTCCGAACGGATTCCGGCTCCCGAAGGCAAATATTACTTTTCTGATTTAGAAGGCTATTCCGTCATCGGAGACGCCGATCAAGAAATCGCAAAAGTACTTTCGGTAGAAGTTCTCCCCAGCGTCAACGCATTCCGTTTTACATACAAAGGAAGCGAGATCCTCGCCCCGTGGATTAAGGAATGCGTCGGTGAAATCAATTCAGAAAAACGCACCGTTAAAATTTCAGAAGTTTTTCTTCAAAAACTTTTTGAGATGAGGGTCGAATGA